A stretch of the Desulfuromonas sp. TF genome encodes the following:
- a CDS encoding zinc-dependent alcohol dehydrogenase yields the protein MKAICWYGPEDIRVETVPEPKILNPHDAIIRVTLTAICGSDLHLYDGYMPSMKKGDILGHEFMGEVVEVGSQVQNLKPGDRVVVPFPIACGHCFHCGRQEYSLCDNSNPNAWMAEEMYGYSGAGLFGYSHMLGGYAGGQAEFVRVPYADVGPIKVPEHLSDEQVLFLSDIFPTGYQAALNCEIKPGDVVAVWGCGPVGQFAIESARLLGAARVIAIDRFPERLDLARNHGQADVLNYEETDVFEALKELTGGRGPDACIDAVGMEAHGAGLLGKFDKALQMARMQTDRPTVLRQVIQACRKGGTISIPGVYGGILDKVNLGAAFGKALTLKMGQTHVQKYLPKLLDHIEKGDIDPSFVITHRLDLEDAPRAYRIFRDKEEHCIKTVLRPPTVH from the coding sequence ATGAAAGCGATCTGCTGGTATGGTCCGGAGGACATCCGGGTGGAAACCGTCCCCGAACCCAAAATACTCAACCCCCACGATGCCATCATCCGGGTCACCCTGACGGCGATATGCGGCTCCGACCTTCATCTCTACGACGGTTACATGCCCAGCATGAAGAAGGGGGATATCCTCGGTCACGAGTTCATGGGAGAGGTTGTCGAGGTGGGCTCGCAAGTGCAAAATCTCAAACCGGGCGACCGCGTCGTCGTGCCCTTCCCCATTGCCTGCGGCCACTGTTTTCATTGCGGCCGCCAGGAATATTCCCTCTGCGACAACTCGAATCCCAACGCCTGGATGGCCGAGGAGATGTACGGGTATTCCGGCGCCGGCCTCTTCGGCTACTCCCACATGCTCGGCGGCTACGCGGGGGGACAGGCTGAATTCGTCCGGGTTCCCTACGCCGACGTGGGCCCGATCAAGGTTCCCGAGCACCTCTCCGACGAACAGGTCCTCTTCCTCTCGGATATCTTTCCTACCGGATACCAGGCGGCGCTCAACTGTGAAATCAAACCGGGGGATGTGGTTGCCGTCTGGGGCTGCGGACCGGTTGGGCAGTTTGCAATCGAGAGTGCCCGACTGCTCGGCGCCGCCCGCGTCATCGCCATCGACCGCTTCCCTGAGCGACTTGATCTGGCCCGTAATCACGGCCAGGCCGATGTATTGAACTACGAGGAGACCGACGTATTCGAGGCTCTCAAAGAATTGACCGGCGGACGTGGACCGGACGCCTGCATTGACGCCGTCGGTATGGAAGCTCACGGCGCCGGTCTCCTCGGCAAGTTCGACAAGGCCCTGCAGATGGCCAGGATGCAGACAGACCGTCCGACAGTCTTGCGACAAGTCATCCAGGCCTGCCGCAAGGGGGGGACGATCTCCATACCGGGCGTCTACGGAGGCATTCTCGACAAAGTCAATCTTGGAGCCGCCTTCGGCAAGGCTCTAACCCTGAAGATGGGACAGACCCACGTACAGAAATATCTCCCCAAACTGCTTGATCACATCGAAAAAGGGGACATCGATCCGTCCTTCGTCATAACCCACCGTCTCGACCTGGAGGACGCGCCCCGGGCTTACCGTATCTTCCGCGACAAGGAAGAACACTGCATCAAGACCGTGCTCAGGCCGCCGACGGTGCATTAG
- a CDS encoding SRPBCC family protein: MENPATSVSASSQSASEPFSESSEDINLAPAERQISMIGGGLLTLYGLTRLSFKGLAMAAAGGTLLYRGLTGRCPAYSALGIDTAHPEAVLITEAITIERSQEELYSFWRDLENLPQFMQHLESVHNLDGSRSHWTARVPGGIGNLSWDAEVTETRASERISWRSLSGAPISNKGSVVFREAPGGRGTEVQVSIEYSPPAGTIGAAAARLLNPALSRMIREDVRRFKSLMEAGEVPTVAGQPSGQLH; encoded by the coding sequence ATGGAAAATCCCGCCACTTCCGTTTCGGCTTCCAGCCAGAGCGCCTCCGAACCATTCAGCGAATCGTCCGAGGATATCAACCTTGCACCGGCCGAGCGCCAGATTTCCATGATCGGCGGCGGCCTGCTCACCCTTTACGGGCTGACCCGCCTCTCGTTCAAAGGGCTGGCCATGGCTGCGGCCGGAGGCACTCTTCTCTATCGAGGACTCACCGGCCGCTGCCCTGCCTACTCGGCCCTGGGAATAGACACTGCCCATCCCGAGGCGGTCCTCATCACCGAGGCGATAACCATCGAAAGGTCTCAGGAAGAGCTCTACTCTTTCTGGCGCGACCTGGAAAACCTTCCCCAGTTCATGCAGCACCTCGAATCGGTGCACAACCTCGACGGATCCCGCTCCCACTGGACCGCCCGCGTCCCCGGCGGCATCGGCAACCTCAGTTGGGATGCCGAGGTGACTGAAACCCGGGCTTCCGAGCGGATCTCATGGCGCTCCCTTTCCGGGGCCCCCATATCCAACAAGGGGTCGGTGGTCTTTCGCGAAGCGCCCGGCGGCCGCGGCACCGAGGTGCAGGTGAGCATCGAATACTCCCCTCCGGCGGGGACGATAGGAGCCGCCGCGGCCCGGCTGCTCAATCCGGCCCTCTCCCGAATGATCCGGGAGGATGTGCGCCGCTTCAAGAGTCTGATGGAGGCGGGCGAAGTACCTACCGTGGCCGGGCAGCCTTCGGGACAGCTGCACTGA
- a CDS encoding DNA gyrase inhibitor YacG, with amino-acid sequence MSEKIKILKVRCPRCGTRTEWQGNPHRPFCSEKCRLVDLGRWASEEYRVPGEKVETEEEDQD; translated from the coding sequence ATGTCTGAAAAAATCAAAATTCTTAAGGTCCGCTGCCCCCGCTGCGGTACCAGAACGGAGTGGCAGGGTAATCCGCATCGTCCCTTCTGTTCGGAAAAATGCCGGCTCGTCGATCTGGGCCGCTGGGCCAGCGAAGAATATCGGGTCCCCGGCGAAAAGGTTGAAACCGAGGAGGAGGATCAGGATTGA
- the queD gene encoding 6-carboxytetrahydropterin synthase QueD, with amino-acid sequence MYRLTIHTQFAAAHNLINYQGDCENLHGHNWKVEVTVAARELDKAGLGVDFKILKKETNRVLDQLDHKYLNELSPFRDLSPSSENIARHLFEQLGAVFNTDNLTVEKVNVWESDYACASYSAN; translated from the coding sequence ATGTACCGTCTCACCATCCATACTCAATTCGCCGCCGCGCACAACCTGATCAACTATCAGGGCGACTGCGAGAACCTGCACGGCCACAACTGGAAGGTCGAGGTCACCGTCGCCGCCCGGGAGCTGGACAAGGCCGGACTGGGGGTCGATTTCAAAATTCTCAAAAAGGAGACGAACCGGGTTCTTGACCAGCTCGACCACAAGTATCTCAATGAACTTTCGCCCTTCAGGGACCTCAGCCCCTCTTCGGAGAACATCGCCCGGCACCTCTTCGAGCAACTCGGTGCGGTGTTCAACACCGACAATCTGACGGTGGAAAAGGTCAACGTCTGGGAATCGGATTATGCCTGTGCCAGCTACTCCGCGAACTGA
- a CDS encoding 7-carboxy-7-deazaguanine synthase QueE codes for MPVPATPRTEAQLIEVFSSIQGEGLLVGCRQIFVRMAGCNLDCAYCDTPFEPVDDCRIEDAPGSGNFLSVPNPVALETLFNILFDWEREAPGIHHSISLTGGEPLVQAGVLGEWLPALRKLLPIHLETNGTLHKALEPLLPHIDSVAMDIKLPSQTGADTPWQDHLNFLAMARDSDCQVKVVIGEETSGREVENAARMVHQVAPLVPLILQPVTRKGEIAITARMLIDLQTRAARIHPAVRIIPQTHRFIGLL; via the coding sequence ATGCCTGTGCCAGCTACTCCGCGAACTGAAGCCCAACTGATCGAGGTCTTTTCCTCCATCCAGGGAGAAGGGCTGCTGGTCGGCTGCCGCCAGATCTTTGTGCGTATGGCCGGGTGCAATCTCGACTGCGCCTACTGCGACACGCCATTCGAGCCCGTTGATGACTGCCGGATCGAGGACGCCCCCGGCTCCGGGAACTTTCTCAGCGTCCCCAACCCCGTGGCGCTGGAGACTCTCTTCAATATTCTTTTCGACTGGGAACGGGAGGCCCCCGGAATCCATCATTCCATCAGCCTCACCGGCGGCGAGCCGCTGGTCCAGGCCGGGGTCCTGGGGGAGTGGCTCCCCGCTCTTCGCAAGCTGCTGCCAATCCACCTCGAGACCAACGGCACCCTGCACAAGGCACTGGAGCCGCTGCTTCCCCACATCGACTCGGTCGCCATGGACATCAAGCTGCCTTCCCAGACCGGCGCCGACACCCCCTGGCAGGACCATCTCAATTTCCTGGCCATGGCCCGTGACTCGGACTGCCAGGTGAAGGTCGTCATCGGCGAGGAAACGTCGGGCAGAGAGGTGGAAAACGCGGCCCGGATGGTGCACCAAGTGGCACCGCTGGTTCCGCTGATCCTGCAGCCGGTGACCCGGAAGGGCGAAATCGCCATCACCGCCCGCATGCTCATCGACCTGCAGACCCGCGCCGCCCGCATTCATCCGGCGGTCCGGATCATTCCCCAGACCCACCGATTCATCGGACTGCTTTGA
- a CDS encoding creatininase family protein, whose translation MIIEDLTMTEFEAGLRKTRTVLIPFGATEEHGSHLPLATDTLMAQEVGRRLAQRRPIFIAPAVPYGVCRSTSGHPGTLSISTATLKSLAMDIVRALHRQGLRRFVLLTGHAGGTHTSTLIDAGEDLLLQLKDIRVAVLTEYMLASKEGRGIIETADDSHAGEIETSRLLHSHPQRVKGKGEREYPTFPAGILVRDKRRFWPNGVWGDPTLATAEKGEKLEEAVVDALDRLVTELEKEEKIED comes from the coding sequence ATGATCATCGAAGACCTTACCATGACCGAATTCGAAGCGGGGCTGCGGAAGACCCGCACCGTGCTGATTCCCTTCGGCGCCACCGAGGAACACGGCTCCCATCTGCCGCTTGCCACCGACACTCTGATGGCGCAGGAGGTCGGCCGCAGGCTGGCGCAGCGACGGCCGATCTTCATCGCCCCCGCGGTTCCCTACGGCGTCTGCCGCTCCACCTCCGGACATCCCGGCACTCTCTCGATCTCCACTGCAACTCTCAAGTCTCTTGCCATGGACATCGTCCGAGCTCTGCACCGGCAAGGGCTGCGCCGTTTCGTTCTCCTGACGGGTCATGCAGGCGGCACCCATACCTCGACTCTCATCGATGCAGGAGAGGATCTGCTGCTGCAGTTGAAGGACATCCGGGTGGCGGTGCTCACGGAATACATGCTGGCATCTAAGGAGGGAAGGGGGATCATCGAGACGGCGGATGATTCCCATGCCGGGGAGATCGAAACCTCACGGCTGCTTCATTCCCATCCGCAACGGGTGAAGGGAAAAGGAGAGCGTGAATATCCGACCTTCCCGGCCGGGATTCTGGTGCGGGACAAGCGTCGGTTCTGGCCGAACGGCGTCTGGGGGGATCCAACTCTGGCGACGGCGGAAAAAGGGGAGAAGCTGGAGGAGGCGGTTGTCGATGCCCTCGACCGGCTGGTGACAGAGCTGGAGAAAGAAGAGAAGATTGAAGATTGA
- a CDS encoding DUF1858 domain-containing protein: protein MITRDMTIEEVVRRHPETIPVFRKFGLDCMDCQIAAFEAVEHGAGVHRVNVEKLMEELNKAVK, encoded by the coding sequence ATGATTACCAGAGACATGACCATCGAAGAAGTGGTTCGCCGGCATCCCGAAACCATCCCCGTATTCCGGAAGTTCGGACTCGACTGCATGGATTGCCAGATCGCCGCTTTTGAGGCGGTGGAACACGGCGCCGGGGTTCACCGGGTCAACGTGGAAAAGCTTATGGAAGAACTCAATAAAGCGGTAAAATAA
- the coaD gene encoding pantetheine-phosphate adenylyltransferase encodes MKKNIAVYPGSFDPITYGHLDIIDRGLEVFDELVVAVARNSEKKGLFSIEERLEMLRRTVGDKPRLRVDTFEGLLVEYVARQGSRVILRGLRAVSDFEYEFQIAQMNHTVQEQVETLFMMTSVPFGYLSSSIVKEVASLKGPIDTFVPPAVKEALEKKFADR; translated from the coding sequence ATGAAAAAGAATATCGCCGTTTACCCCGGCTCCTTCGACCCGATCACCTACGGTCACCTCGACATCATCGATCGCGGCCTGGAGGTTTTCGATGAACTGGTCGTTGCCGTGGCCCGCAATTCCGAGAAAAAGGGGCTGTTCAGCATTGAGGAGCGCCTCGAGATGCTCCGCCGGACGGTGGGTGACAAACCGCGGCTGAGAGTGGACACTTTCGAGGGATTGCTGGTCGAATATGTGGCCAGACAGGGATCTCGGGTCATCCTGCGCGGACTGCGGGCGGTGTCGGACTTCGAATACGAATTTCAGATCGCCCAGATGAACCACACGGTGCAGGAGCAGGTGGAGACCCTGTTCATGATGACGTCCGTCCCCTTCGGCTACCTGAGTTCCTCGATCGTCAAGGAAGTGGCGTCCCTTAAGGGACCGATCGACACCTTCGTCCCTCCGGCGGTCAAAGAGGCCCTGGAGAAAAAGTTTGCCGACCGCTGA
- the rsmD gene encoding 16S rRNA (guanine(966)-N(2))-methyltransferase RsmD: MRVISGSAKGKRLAAFPGGTIRPTPDRVREALFSILYSRLGPLRGKTVLDLFAGTGAMALEALSRGCRRAILVDQSQQAERIISANLKTCGFEDQAAHIRGDVLQVLPRLKGDGPFDLIFLDPPYGRDMVPKIMKSLFDLKLLAPEGIVCAESARDDAVPETIGELVRFDQRHYGSTSIHFFTRSEPEAETR, translated from the coding sequence TTGCGTGTCATCAGCGGTTCCGCCAAAGGCAAACGGCTTGCCGCCTTTCCGGGCGGGACGATCCGCCCCACTCCCGACCGGGTGCGGGAAGCCCTCTTCAGCATTCTGTACAGCCGCCTTGGTCCGCTGAGGGGGAAAACGGTGCTCGATCTGTTTGCCGGCACGGGTGCCATGGCGCTGGAGGCGCTCAGCCGGGGCTGCCGCCGGGCCATCCTGGTCGACCAGAGCCAGCAGGCTGAGCGGATCATCTCCGCCAACCTGAAAACCTGCGGATTCGAGGACCAGGCCGCTCATATCCGCGGCGATGTTCTCCAGGTCCTGCCCCGCCTGAAAGGTGACGGCCCTTTCGACCTGATCTTCCTTGACCCCCCCTATGGACGGGACATGGTTCCGAAAATCATGAAATCCCTTTTCGATCTGAAACTGCTGGCTCCCGAAGGGATCGTCTGTGCCGAATCGGCCCGCGATGACGCCGTTCCGGAGACCATCGGCGAGCTGGTGCGCTTTGACCAGCGTCACTACGGATCGACCAGCATCCATTTTTTCACCCGTTCCGAACCAGAGGCTGAAACGAGATGA
- a CDS encoding deoxyguanosinetriphosphate triphosphohydrolase, translating into MERPDLAPYAARSAASRGRRHREEFKDSRPAFERDRDRIIHCAAFRRLEYKTQVFVNHEGDYFRTRLTHSLEVAQIARGIARRLRLNEDLVEALALAHDLGHTPFGHTGEDVLNRLMSAFGGFEHNRQSLRIVEVLENRYPGFSGLNLSWETREGIIKHSSDYDRPDADWAVEYEAAQRPTLEAQIIDLADEIAYNNHDIDDGLKAGYINLKDLAGLDVWQETFLKVARKYPGLDEERHVCQTISHLIGTLIDDLVKTTSENILQKRISTLDDVRSQASSLVTFSKETARKNGELKSFLYRRLYRHYKVERMRVKAERFLTLLFESYTTTPSLLPFAYQEKFDLFGRERVICDYIAGMTDRFAQDEYKRLYEPFERV; encoded by the coding sequence ATGGAACGACCCGACCTGGCCCCCTACGCCGCCCGCAGTGCCGCAAGCCGGGGCCGCCGGCACAGGGAAGAGTTCAAGGACTCCAGACCGGCCTTCGAGAGGGACCGCGACCGCATCATCCACTGCGCCGCATTTCGCCGACTGGAATACAAGACCCAGGTCTTCGTCAACCACGAGGGAGATTATTTCCGCACACGCCTGACTCATTCCCTGGAAGTGGCGCAGATTGCCCGCGGAATCGCCCGGCGTCTGCGGCTGAACGAGGATCTGGTCGAGGCGTTGGCCCTGGCGCATGACCTGGGTCACACCCCTTTCGGTCACACCGGGGAGGATGTCCTCAATCGACTGATGTCGGCTTTCGGCGGCTTCGAACACAACCGTCAGTCCCTGCGCATCGTCGAGGTTCTGGAGAACCGGTATCCTGGATTCAGCGGCCTCAATCTCAGTTGGGAAACCCGGGAGGGGATCATCAAGCACTCATCCGATTACGACCGACCCGACGCCGATTGGGCAGTCGAATACGAAGCGGCCCAACGACCCACGCTGGAGGCCCAGATCATTGATCTGGCCGACGAGATCGCCTACAACAATCATGATATCGACGACGGCCTCAAAGCCGGCTACATCAACCTGAAGGACCTGGCCGGCCTGGACGTATGGCAGGAGACCTTCCTGAAGGTCGCAAGGAAATATCCAGGCCTCGACGAGGAGCGCCATGTCTGCCAGACCATCAGCCATCTAATCGGCACCCTGATCGATGATCTGGTGAAGACGACCTCGGAGAACATACTGCAAAAAAGAATCTCTACCCTCGACGATGTCCGGAGCCAGGCTTCCAGCCTTGTCACCTTCAGCAAGGAAACGGCCCGAAAAAACGGCGAGCTGAAGAGTTTCCTCTACCGGCGGCTGTACCGCCATTACAAGGTGGAGAGGATGCGGGTCAAGGCCGAGCGATTTCTCACCCTTCTATTCGAGAGCTACACCACCACGCCTTCCCTTCTTCCTTTCGCTTATCAGGAGAAATTCGATCTCTTCGGTCGCGAACGGGTCATTTGCGACTATATCGCCGGCATGACCGACCGGTTTGCCCAGGATGAGTATAAGCGGCTTTACGAACCGTTCGAGCGGGTTTGA
- a CDS encoding bifunctional diguanylate cyclase/phosphodiesterase: MKKSSIPQEPPRLRSFALLVVLCSFAVGILFFIFEHLLVILSADTILSPFVQNYRVWLLLAFSGVILFAVIRHYGGALKRDEETIAHLAHYDTVTRLPNRESFQGRLEQAIIDARRVGGEVEVSYLDLDRFRTIVRTLGLSVAQNLLCDVAERLSKAMGEGEFLAHAGGDEFMVLVFEGGAPDKAKGLASRLLESIRAPFVFDGQELHLAVSIGIAIYPHDGEDSEALLKNAYAAMNRAKEMGGNHYQFYFSDLSAYSTLTLLLENRLRRALEEEEFVPLYQPQVSLADGRITGMEVLVSWKHPAHPGVTPSEFIPLAEESGLIEPIGEWILRTACLQNRRWQLAGLPPLRVAVNVSARQFCRSNLVELVKEVLGVTGLEARWLALEITETVLMQDVEETINTLNGLKEIGVHVTVDDFGTGYSSLSYLKRFPIQTLKLDKSFVTGIPVDADATAITAAVIAMAHAMSLSVIAEGVEREEQWTYLVEKGCDEVQGYLVSRPLPAEQFAVFLRR, encoded by the coding sequence ATGAAGAAATCCTCAATTCCACAGGAGCCCCCACGGCTCCGATCCTTCGCCCTGCTCGTCGTCCTCTGCTCTTTTGCCGTCGGAATTCTTTTTTTCATCTTCGAGCACCTGCTGGTGATTCTGAGCGCAGACACAATTCTTTCGCCCTTTGTGCAAAACTATAGAGTCTGGCTCCTGCTCGCGTTCAGCGGTGTGATTCTCTTCGCCGTTATCCGTCACTATGGAGGAGCTCTGAAGAGGGATGAGGAAACCATCGCCCATCTGGCTCATTATGATACGGTGACCCGGTTGCCTAATCGTGAGAGCTTTCAGGGACGACTCGAACAGGCGATCATCGATGCACGACGGGTCGGGGGGGAAGTGGAAGTTTCCTACCTCGATCTCGACCGCTTCCGGACCATTGTCCGGACCCTCGGCCTGTCCGTCGCACAAAATCTTCTGTGTGACGTCGCCGAGCGTCTGTCGAAGGCCATGGGCGAGGGGGAATTCCTGGCTCACGCCGGCGGCGATGAGTTCATGGTCCTGGTCTTCGAAGGCGGAGCGCCGGATAAGGCGAAAGGTCTGGCTTCGAGGCTCCTGGAGTCGATCCGGGCCCCTTTCGTTTTCGACGGACAGGAACTGCATCTGGCGGTGAGTATCGGCATCGCCATTTATCCTCACGACGGTGAGGACAGCGAAGCTCTGTTGAAAAACGCCTATGCGGCCATGAACCGGGCGAAGGAGATGGGAGGCAACCACTACCAGTTTTACTTCTCGGATCTGAGCGCGTATTCAACCCTCACTCTGCTGCTTGAAAATCGCCTGCGCCGTGCCCTCGAAGAGGAGGAATTCGTCCCCCTCTACCAGCCCCAGGTCAGCCTGGCTGACGGGCGGATTACCGGTATGGAGGTCCTGGTCAGCTGGAAGCATCCGGCTCATCCCGGGGTGACGCCTTCGGAGTTCATCCCTCTCGCCGAGGAAAGCGGTTTGATCGAACCGATCGGAGAGTGGATCCTTCGCACCGCCTGTCTTCAAAACCGCCGCTGGCAATTAGCAGGATTGCCGCCTTTGCGCGTGGCGGTGAACGTTTCCGCCCGGCAGTTCTGCCGGAGCAATCTGGTGGAACTGGTAAAGGAGGTTTTGGGCGTAACGGGACTGGAGGCCCGCTGGCTGGCTCTGGAGATCACCGAAACGGTTCTCATGCAGGATGTGGAGGAGACGATCAATACCCTGAACGGGCTGAAGGAGATCGGAGTGCACGTGACCGTTGATGATTTCGGCACCGGCTATTCTTCCCTGAGCTACCTGAAGCGTTTTCCGATCCAGACCCTCAAATTGGACAAGTCATTCGTGACCGGCATTCCTGTCGATGCCGATGCCACCGCTATAACCGCCGCCGTGATCGCCATGGCCCACGCCATGAGCCTGTCCGTTATTGCCGAGGGGGTGGAAAGGGAAGAACAATGGACCTATCTGGTCGAGAAAGGGTGCGACGAGGTTCAGGGGTACCTGGTGAGTCGACCGTTGCCCGCCGAGCAATTTGCCGTATTTCTGAGACGCTGA
- the yhbY gene encoding ribosome assembly RNA-binding protein YhbY, whose translation MQKLTGKQVRHLRGLGHHLHPVVMIGKEEVSESLIRSTEEALDVHELIKIKIQEGCLMDRKEAAGILAERTGAAVVQVLGRTILLFRRSPEEKVELP comes from the coding sequence ATGCAGAAACTTACCGGCAAACAGGTCCGCCACCTGCGCGGATTGGGGCACCATCTTCACCCCGTGGTGATGATTGGCAAGGAGGAAGTCAGCGAATCGCTGATCAGATCGACGGAGGAGGCGCTCGACGTCCACGAACTGATCAAGATCAAAATTCAGGAGGGATGTCTCATGGACCGCAAGGAAGCCGCCGGAATCCTGGCCGAGCGAACCGGAGCGGCGGTAGTTCAGGTCCTCGGCAGAACCATTCTCCTTTTCCGCCGAAGTCCTGAGGAGAAGGTTGAGCTGCCCTGA